GCTCCCTCTTTAACAAGGGTGTTATCTCTGCTAATTACTTACTTTATCCATTGTTGATAGTATGTATTTGGTCAATTTATAGATCTGAACGTCTTGCTGTAAATGCTTTTGGTAGTTCGAGTATGACAGTCCTAGGTTGTTTACTGGTGACTGGGCTTATCACCCTTGAAATGATGATTGTTAACTATCAGTCAAACCACAATGTCTATCATAATAATCCCTTGGATCCTAGATATCTCATGGTTTGGGCAGTTACTTATATGTTGTATGCTCCCGTTGTTTTCTTTATGAATTGGGCTCTCACAGAACTGGGAAGATATGAGAGAAGGCGTCTTGAAAAACAGCTGGACGATTTGGAGAATGAAGAATAAATAGTGAGAGAATCAGACCGTTCTTTTTGGTCTGATTTTTTTGTGTTATAATGGGTCCTAAAACTAAGGAGGTCACGTATGCTACTAACTGAATTTGATGATAATAGACAAGCGATTATCAATCCCGAGGACTTGAATGAGCCTCTTGAGGGGTTTCCTAAAATAGCTGTATCCTGTTTTTCTCGTTCGACCTTTCAACGAATGCTTGAGATGTTTCCTCATGAACTTATCTATGAAACGTCCATGGCGAATGTGGCTATTCCGATATATAAGCTTGTTATTGATGAGCAGGAGTTGGCTCTTTTTAATGCACCTGTAGGTGCCTCTGCCTGTGTGGCTATTTTAGAGGATATTTTTGCTTTGGGAACTGATAAACTGGTGCTCTTTGGGACTTGTGGGGTGCTTGATGAAGATATTAAAGAGACTTCTATTATTATCCCTAGTCATGCTCTTAGAGATGAAGGAACGAGTTTTCACTATGTGGAAGCTAGCAATGAGATTGCGGTAAATGTGGGTGTTTTAGATTGTTTTCGTTCCTATCTCAATGAGCGTCAGATTCCTCATAAGGAAGGCAAGGTCTGGACAACTGATGGTATTTACCGTGAGACGAGTGCTAAACTCAAAGCTCGAAAGGCAGCAGGGGCCATTTGTGTGGATATGGAGTGCTCTGCAGTTGCAGCTTTAGCAAAGTTTAGAGGTGTTGACATCTGCCATTTCTTCTATGCTGCGGACCACCTTTCTGAAGGTAATTGGGATGCCCGTAACTTGATGAATCATATGGACTTGGATGAAAAGGACAAGGTAGCTTTATTAGCTTTGGAGTTTGCGTGTGACTGGAGTAAACCTTAAAAATTCTATTTTTCAAACTTCTTATTTGTAATCATTCTAAATAACTGCTATAATACTTTTTAGAATCATTCTAAATAAGGAGTAAGAGAATTGGAAGATAAGAATTTTGCAGAACGTTTAAATATTTTAAGAGCTGGTGTTTTGGGGGCTAATGATGGTATCATTTCCATTGCGGGAGTGGTTATCGGTGTGGCCAGTGCGACAT
Above is a window of Streptococcus salivarius DNA encoding:
- a CDS encoding DUF6773 family protein — its product is MMKFKLVNNKVTDEREEALNNKVAAECYYIMIAGTLVCMVYGSLFNKGVISANYLLYPLLIVCIWSIYRSERLAVNAFGSSSMTVLGCLLVTGLITLEMMIVNYQSNHNVYHNNPLDPRYLMVWAVTYMLYAPVVFFMNWALTELGRYERRRLEKQLDDLENEE
- a CDS encoding nucleoside phosphorylase, with protein sequence MLLTEFDDNRQAIINPEDLNEPLEGFPKIAVSCFSRSTFQRMLEMFPHELIYETSMANVAIPIYKLVIDEQELALFNAPVGASACVAILEDIFALGTDKLVLFGTCGVLDEDIKETSIIIPSHALRDEGTSFHYVEASNEIAVNVGVLDCFRSYLNERQIPHKEGKVWTTDGIYRETSAKLKARKAAGAICVDMECSAVAALAKFRGVDICHFFYAADHLSEGNWDARNLMNHMDLDEKDKVALLALEFACDWSKP